DNA from Brachybacterium avium:
GCCGGTTCCGCCGGCAGGCCACTGACGCGTTGGCGGATCGCCGGCGCGATCGCTTCGAGGGCGCGCTCCCGCACCACCGCGTGACTCGGCATCGTGTACAGCATCGAGCTCGCTGCCACGCCCGCCTCGCCCGCGAGGGCCTTCACGGTGAGGGCGCCGAGACCCTCGCGGGCAATCAGTCGCCACGCGGCCGCGATCACTCGGGCGTCGCGCTCACGCATGTTCTTCGATCTGGTGGCCACACCGCAATCGTCCCACCGGAGCGCCTCGACTCGCAGACCGATCGACGACCGCCTATCACTACCCCTACCGATATGTCATGCTGTGTGCATGAGCACCTATCAGTACGAGGCCATCTACGACGCCCTCCGCGCACGCATCGAGGCAGGCGAGTTCGCTGTGGGGGATCGCTTGCCGTCCATCAGTGCCCTCCAGGACGAGTACGACGTGCCGAGCCTGGGCACGGTCCGGGCAGCCCAGCAGATGCTGGTCGAGGACGGCATGATCCGCACCGAGCAGGGCCGCGGCGCGTTCGTGACCTCTGCCGAGTCAGCGCGCGTCATCGACCCGGACGACGCCCTCGATGACGCGATCGCGCAGATCCGCCGGGCGCAGGCAGCGCTGGCCCGTCAACAGGTCCGTCGTGTCACCTTCGACCTGGACGGCGGTGACGACACCTACTTCGTCCTCACCGACGCCCTGACCGAATGGGCTGAACGCGTCGAGAGTGACGCAGAGAGCGTCGCAGTCCTCGACGCAGAGGAGCGTCGGCGCTGGGCCGGCCACGCCCGGAACCTTGTGGAAATGATTGAAGAGGCACTCGAGCGCACGATCGAGCCGAAGAGGTCAGGGCCGGCGCCCGAGAGCAAGCAGGAGAGTGCGGTTGAGCAGACCATCGACTTCATCATGGGGACGTTGGAGAACCCGGGCCAGAAGTAGTCCCCACGCTGGATCCGGCCGGGAGTCACCTCGCCGGGCTCAGCGAACGTAACTAGCCGATAACCCGTCTTTCCGGCTAGACCGGAGCGAGCTCCTCGAGGCACTTGGGGTATGCTCGTGCTTCACCGTCAAGCTTCGACGAGTCGAGGTATCTCCTCGTCGTACAGATCCACTTTCGTGGAGGGTTGGCCGAGCGGCCGAAGGCACCGCACTGATACTGCGGCGGAGGTGCAAATCTCTCAGGGGTTCGAATCCCCTACCCTGGGACGACTGTCTCATTGGGGTATACCCAACTGATACAGGCGCCGGTGAACTGTCCCAGCCGTGTCAGTGGGGTCGAATACTTATCAATACGACACTTCTGTTCTAGGGTCTAGGCATGATGAAACACTCCGGGCAGCGCGTCGCCTACGTTCGCGTCTCCACTCTTGATCAGAACCCGGCCCGGCAGCTCGAGGCGGTGGGGGAGTGCGATCGCATCTTCACCGACCACGAGCGGGGCACTCGCGAGAGGTTGGCTAGTCGCGTGCAGCTCGAGGAGCTGATCCAGTACGTGCGCGGCGGGGACCATGTTGTCGTCGCATCGATGGATCGCCTCGCCCGCTCAGTCATCGATCTCAACGAAGTCTCGCAGCGCATCGTTGCCAAAGGCGTCGGCGTCGAGTTCATCAAGGAGCGACTGACTTTCCTGGCCGGCGCCGAAGCCGATCCGTTTGCGCAGTTTCAAATGAACCTCATGGGTAGCTTCGCCCAGTTTGAACGCGAGATGATCCGCCAACGCCAGGCCGAAGGGATCGCCGCCGCGAAGAAGCGAGGGGTCTACAAGGGGCGAGCCCGGGTGCACGGTGACGAACAGGTTAGAGAGATGCGGGCGCAAGCCGCGCAGGGCATCCCCAAAGCACGAATCGCGCGTGAGTGGGGAGTCAGCCGTTCGACGCTGTACCGGTATCTGGAGGAGCAACCGCCCCTTCCGCTGTAGAGGTTCCTTAGTTCGAGGTCATCTCGGCGAAACGCTCGAACAGGATCTGCTGGCGCTGCTGCTCGGACGTGCATCTCCGCCGGGCACCGAAAGCTTTGTCGACGGCGGCGTCGAGCGAGTCATGTGCCTTCACTAGGTCGGCGTCCATCGTGAGTGGTGTGTAGTGCTCCGCGAGCGATCGCTGGCCGTGTCGGCTACGCGCCTCGAGGACGGCTTTCCCCCGCTGATGATGCGGTCGCGTTGCTGCTCGGTCAGCTGGGGGAGAGGGAGGTTGTTCCAGACCACGGTGGCGGAGAATCGGAGGTCGGACTTGATCCTGCCTCCGGCTGCGCGTTGCCATGCGAGGAACATCGAGCTGCTGATGATGCTGAAGAGGAGCCCGGAGGGGTCCTCTGCGGTGAAGTTCGCATCGCCGGCGATCACTTCGGGTTCGAAGTGTGCCACGGTCGCGTAGCGGCGAGTCTCCGAGAAGTGCCGGGGGATGCAGACATAGGGGACCGCTGGTTGCCGGCGCTCACCGAAGAGTGCCGGGGTGCTCGCGAGCTTGCTCGTTGCTGCCCGGCGGGAGGCACTGCGGTAGTCCCGAACGGCCTCAATCCGCGCGCGCAGCAGCACGGAGCGTTGTAGATCCCGAGGCTCCAGCTCCTCGAGCCAAAGGCACCATCGCGGGGCGTTATGAAGCAGTTCGCGGGCTCCCACGAACCGCCGCAAATACTTGGTGGCAGTCAGGTCGACTTCGACCTCGGCGACTTCCGCCTTGCTCACGAGGAGGTGACCTCCGTCGTTGGGCATTGAACCGAACTGCACTGCGGGCAGTTCGGCGCTCAGAGGCTTTGACCGCCGGGTGACCGCGGTGTGCGGTCCGTCGACCAAGTACCCGTTCAGCGTGGAAACGCTGATCTCGGAGGCCTCTCCCTTTACGTCGACGTAGTTGAAGAGCCGGGGTGCTGGCCTCGTCTCGCGATCAAACCCGATGATGGTGCAATGCACAGCCGCAGCGCCGGGCGCTTCACTGGTCCAGGCGAAGGTGCGATGAGCGAAGCGGATCCGCCAGCCAGCCTCGAAGATCGGGCCAAACAGCGCCGCTACGGGCTCCCCCTGGGTGATTGAGTTGGTGGAGACGAACGCGAATCTCCCAGCGATGGTTCCGAAGTAGTCGAGGGCCTTGCCGTACCAACCGGTGACGTAGTCCAGGTATCCGATGTCTTGGCGTTGCCAGACCTCACGCAGTTCCTGCGTCTGTTCAGGAGACCGTGTGTAATGCCCTAGGAACGGCGGATTGCCCATCACGATGACGTTCGGCGTGGGTGCAACGATGTCCCGCCAGTCGGTGCGGAGCGCGTTCCCCACGGTGATCCGGGCCGAGTCCTCCAGAGGGAGCATCGGAACGGCATAGCCGAGGGTGAGGTTCACGGCCTGGTTCGCCTGGTGCTCGACAAGGAACATCGCAGTGCGAGCGATGGTGGCCGGCCATTCCTCGAGCTCGAGGCCGTGGAACTGCGACAGGTGCACGTGTACTCGTGACTCCGCGTCGAGGGAGAGCTGGGTGCGAGAGGGGTCGAGCTGCTGTAGGCGCTCGTGGATCCGAAGCTCGAGGGCGCGCAGCTCGCGGTAGGCAATGATCAGGAAGTTTCCGCAGCCGCACGCAGGGTCGAGGAACGACAGGGAGCCGAGACGGTCGAGGAGCTTCTCGAGCTCACGCTTCTTCGCGTGCGCCTTGGTGAACTGGTCCTCGAGCTCGTCGAGGAACAGAGGGCGGATGACCTTCAGAATGTTGGTCTCGGTCGTGTAGTGCTCGCCCAGCTCACGGCGCGCCTTCTTGGACTTCACGGCCTGGAATAGGGAGCCGAAGATCGCGGGGGAGATGCTGGACCAGTTGAAGTACGCGGCCTGCAGCAGCAGCTCGCGGGAGGCCCGGTCGAAGTAGGGGATCTCCACGGCCTCGCCGAACACGGAGCCGTTGACGTAGGGGAACGCCTGGATCAGGTCATCGTCGCGCCCGTACCGCTTGTCCTCGGGCTTGTTCAGGGCCTGGTAGAGCGTGGTCAGCTGCGCCCCGAGGTCGGAGCCGTCTTCGCTGGTGCGCTCTTCGAGGTACCGGGAGAACAGGTCACGCTCCCAGAGGCCGGAATCGTCGGCGTACAAGCAGAACAGAGTGCGAATCAGGAAAATCGATGCCTGGTGCTCGTCGTACCCGGTGGACTCGAGGTGCTCGTACAGCTTGGCCATCAGCTGCGCGGCCTTGATCGACGCGGTCTCCTGTTCAGCCGAGCCGAACTTCGCGCGCCGGTAGCCGGCTAGGAACATCAAATCCTCGACGTGCGTCGGCAACTCCTCGAGTGAGAACTCCAGCAGCTCGGTTTCGGCGGAGTCCGCGGCCAGATCGAGCAGCCGGAAGCGCTTGAAATCGCTGGTGATGACGAAGTCCGGCCGCTCATGCTCGGTCAGGGACTCCATGTAGTCCAATGCCTGAGCCTCGGCC
Protein-coding regions in this window:
- a CDS encoding recombinase family protein, which produces MMKHSGQRVAYVRVSTLDQNPARQLEAVGECDRIFTDHERGTRERLASRVQLEELIQYVRGGDHVVVASMDRLARSVIDLNEVSQRIVAKGVGVEFIKERLTFLAGAEADPFAQFQMNLMGSFAQFEREMIRQRQAEGIAAAKKRGVYKGRARVHGDEQVREMRAQAAQGIPKARIAREWGVSRSTLYRYLEEQPPLPL
- a CDS encoding GntR family transcriptional regulator, which produces MSTYQYEAIYDALRARIEAGEFAVGDRLPSISALQDEYDVPSLGTVRAAQQMLVEDGMIRTEQGRGAFVTSAESARVIDPDDALDDAIAQIRRAQAALARQQVRRVTFDLDGGDDTYFVLTDALTEWAERVESDAESVAVLDAEERRRWAGHARNLVEMIEEALERTIEPKRSGPAPESKQESAVEQTIDFIMGTLENPGQK
- a CDS encoding type IIL restriction-modification enzyme MmeI, with amino-acid sequence MATRSRRQDQVRPPILRHRGLEQPPSPPADRAATRPHHQRGKAVLEARSRHGQRSLAEHYTPLTMDADLVKAHDSLDAAVDKAFGARRRCTSEQQRQQILFERFAEMTSN